One genomic region from Sulfuriflexus mobilis encodes:
- a CDS encoding 5-formyltetrahydrofolate cyclo-ligase → MSQHLNTPALRKQMRSQRRALSAREHRQASDRALDLILRHPLFMRAQHIALFLPNDGEIDISELMPTAWSMHKRCYLPVLASPGQRLVFAPMTQDSRLELNRYGIPEPVASRHQIRQPRQLDLVLTPLVAFDAAGNRIGMGGGYYDRSFAFLRRRRHWRHPHLLGVAHDFQRLEALPQQAWDVPLQGVFTDRKFYPAT, encoded by the coding sequence ATGAGTCAACACCTGAATACCCCGGCCTTGCGCAAGCAGATGCGCAGCCAGCGCCGTGCCCTGTCGGCACGTGAACACCGCCAGGCCTCCGATCGGGCCCTCGACCTGATCCTGCGCCACCCACTCTTCATGCGTGCCCAGCACATTGCCCTGTTTTTGCCTAACGACGGCGAGATCGATATCAGTGAACTCATGCCGACGGCCTGGTCCATGCACAAACGCTGTTATCTGCCGGTATTGGCCTCGCCCGGCCAGCGACTCGTGTTTGCGCCGATGACCCAAGACAGCCGCCTGGAACTGAACCGCTACGGTATCCCTGAACCGGTGGCAAGCCGCCACCAGATCCGCCAACCGCGACAACTCGATCTGGTACTGACACCACTGGTGGCCTTTGATGCCGCCGGTAACCGCATCGGTATGGGGGGGGGCTATTACGACCGTAGTTTCGCCTTCCTGCGTCGCCGCCGGCACTGGCGCCACCCACACCTGCTCGGTGTCGCCCATGACTTCCAACGGCTGGAGGCCCTCCCGCAGCAAGCCTGGGATGTGCCCCTGCAGGGAGTATTTACCGACCGGAAGTTTTACCCTGCCACATAA
- the rplM gene encoding 50S ribosomal protein L13 yields the protein MKTFSAKPAEVKRDWFVIDAEGKTLGRMATEIARRLRGKHKAIYTPHVDTGDYIVVINAEKVRVTGRKSTDKLYHHHTGYIGGLKTISFDKLLKKAPERIIETAVKGMLPKNALGRAMFRKLKVYAGGQHQHAAQQPMPLEL from the coding sequence ATGAAAACGTTCAGTGCAAAACCGGCTGAAGTGAAGCGCGACTGGTTTGTCATCGATGCCGAGGGCAAGACCCTGGGCCGTATGGCGACCGAAATCGCCCGCCGCCTGCGCGGTAAGCATAAAGCTATTTATACACCGCACGTGGATACCGGCGACTACATCGTGGTCATCAATGCCGAGAAGGTCCGTGTGACAGGAAGAAAGTCTACCGACAAGCTGTATCATCATCATACAGGTTACATTGGTGGTCTGAAGACAATCAGCTTCGACAAGCTGTTAAAGAAGGCTCCAGAGCGCATTATCGAAACCGCAGTGAAAGGTATGCTGCCGAAGAATGCACTGGGCCGTGCAATGTTCCGCAAGCTGAAGGTTTATGCGGGCGGTCAACACCAGCATGCGGCGCAACAGCCAATGCCGCTGGAACTCTAA
- a CDS encoding porin: MNKKFLAIAVAAALAPAAASADVKLYGIAQVEYNIEDSDASGQDSVQSVDDDGVRSRIGVKFTEKLGGGLTAFGKFEWALDPADDQDSASSGNTQGLRGRDQFVGIKGSWGSLSAGAHHAPYKTAGGVKWDPWTATHLQARRAGGMLGGTGIGGQNGFMRNSIYYTSPEVNGFQFKFAISPDETNPGANNGDVGNSDDGDNDYSIAVHYTNGPWEAIFAHNRNNQATRRSTSVINVATTTTVGTTVITGTFPITVTATSNVDDETLTKVGLRWKSGPWTLAGQYETVDDALAAAGGTTPGVAGNYRPGVGDDADVYWLNGQYKAGNNIFSLSYGNMDVDPDGTARDFEYDYWAVGVIHKFSKQTRIFGGYTQTDGDKNGNANDRDAWTVGIRKDF, encoded by the coding sequence ATGAATAAGAAATTCCTCGCAATTGCAGTTGCCGCCGCGCTGGCACCGGCCGCTGCTTCTGCAGACGTCAAGCTGTACGGTATCGCACAGGTTGAATACAACATTGAAGATTCAGACGCTAGCGGTCAAGACAGCGTACAGTCTGTTGATGACGATGGTGTTCGTTCACGCATCGGTGTCAAGTTCACTGAAAAGCTGGGTGGTGGTCTGACTGCCTTCGGTAAGTTTGAATGGGCACTGGATCCAGCTGATGACCAAGACTCAGCTTCAAGTGGTAATACGCAAGGTTTACGCGGACGTGACCAATTCGTCGGTATCAAGGGTAGCTGGGGTTCACTCTCAGCCGGTGCACACCATGCGCCATACAAGACCGCTGGTGGTGTTAAGTGGGATCCATGGACCGCGACTCACCTGCAGGCCCGTCGTGCCGGTGGTATGCTCGGTGGTACCGGTATCGGTGGCCAGAATGGCTTCATGCGTAACAGCATTTACTACACCTCACCAGAAGTAAACGGCTTCCAGTTCAAGTTTGCGATTTCGCCTGACGAAACCAATCCAGGTGCCAACAATGGCGACGTGGGTAATTCTGACGATGGTGATAACGACTACTCTATTGCCGTTCATTACACGAACGGTCCGTGGGAAGCGATCTTCGCGCATAACCGTAACAACCAGGCAACACGCAGAAGCACCAGTGTAATTAACGTTGCTACAACGACTACAGTTGGTACTACAGTCATTACTGGTACGTTCCCGATTACGGTTACGGCTACAAGCAACGTTGATGACGAAACACTGACCAAGGTTGGTCTGCGTTGGAAGTCAGGTCCTTGGACTCTGGCCGGTCAGTACGAAACTGTAGATGATGCACTGGCCGCTGCTGGTGGCACAACCCCAGGTGTTGCTGGTAACTACCGCCCAGGTGTTGGTGATGATGCCGATGTTTACTGGTTGAACGGTCAGTACAAGGCCGGTAACAACATTTTCAGCCTGTCATACGGTAATATGGATGTTGATCCAGACGGTACTGCGAGAGACTTCGAGTACGATTACTGGGCAGTGGGCGTGATCCACAAGTTCAGCAAGCAGACTCGCATCTTCGGTGGTTACACACAGACCGATGGTGACAAAAACGGTAATGCAAATGACCGTGATGCCTGGACTGTTGGTATCCGCAAGGACTTCTAA
- a CDS encoding EVE domain-containing protein: MKYWIMKSEPDVFGIEHLKSRPRKTEAWDGVRNYQARNMLRDEMKKGDQVFFYHSNCVEPGIVGIMEVVKEGYVDHTAFDPRQKYFDPKSNPAKPRWYMVDVRYKRKLKRTITLAEIKTEKTLKNMKLVQRGNRLSIMPVSKAEWHHILKMETQPT, encoded by the coding sequence ATGAAATACTGGATAATGAAATCCGAACCGGATGTCTTCGGCATCGAGCACCTCAAGTCACGTCCACGCAAAACCGAAGCCTGGGATGGTGTACGTAATTATCAGGCACGCAACATGCTGCGTGATGAGATGAAAAAGGGCGACCAGGTTTTCTTTTATCACTCGAACTGTGTCGAGCCAGGCATAGTCGGCATTATGGAGGTAGTCAAGGAGGGGTATGTCGATCATACCGCTTTCGACCCGAGACAAAAGTATTTCGATCCCAAAAGTAACCCCGCCAAGCCGCGCTGGTATATGGTCGATGTCCGCTACAAACGGAAGCTCAAACGCACCATCACACTGGCTGAAATCAAGACAGAAAAAACACTCAAGAATATGAAACTTGTGCAACGTGGTAACCGGCTCTCAATCATGCCTGTCAGCAAGGCCGAATGGCATCACATACTGAAGATGGAAACTCAGCCAACGTGA
- a CDS encoding (Fe-S)-binding protein: MSTEPRNSALITESDKCVMCGMCLPQCPTYIHAQDENESPRGRLVLGKALLRGELKVDSPIRQHIDNCLLCRQCERICPSGVKFGYFMDGLRETLEPEQKTAINPLVARLENPVQTRRWHRWLRLAQLSGMKGLAALLPGQTGRLARSLPTIGPLKPVQAHYPATSETGTVKLFKGCTQTLFGNRLLESSVQLLNRLGVSVEVPAQQGCCGGLSQHQGRAVQANRLAAINIEAFAASTYAPILTLASGCAATLKDYARQADPDAGAFALAITDISHYLQSLDWPKDIQIRPLEKRIVIHSPCSLRNVMRQQAAVATLLARIPQATLLSLEQTTNSCCGAAGSYMFEAAHEALADTLADATVQQIRRLNADIVVTSNIGCAMNLQTSLKRAGLETTVLHPVELLAQQLIVD; this comes from the coding sequence TTGTCGACAGAACCTCGTAACTCCGCCCTGATCACCGAAAGTGATAAATGTGTGATGTGTGGCATGTGTCTGCCACAGTGTCCCACCTATATCCACGCGCAGGATGAAAACGAATCACCACGTGGCCGCCTGGTGCTAGGCAAGGCGCTGTTACGCGGCGAGCTGAAAGTGGATTCACCTATCCGGCAACACATCGATAACTGTCTGCTCTGTCGACAGTGTGAACGCATCTGCCCCTCTGGTGTGAAGTTCGGTTATTTCATGGACGGCCTGCGAGAGACCCTTGAGCCGGAACAAAAAACGGCCATCAACCCACTGGTTGCTCGTCTCGAGAACCCCGTGCAGACACGCCGCTGGCATCGCTGGTTACGCCTCGCCCAGCTCAGCGGCATGAAGGGCCTTGCCGCCCTGCTCCCCGGTCAGACAGGGCGACTGGCGCGCAGCCTGCCCACCATCGGCCCACTCAAGCCGGTGCAGGCACACTATCCGGCCACATCAGAAACCGGCACGGTGAAACTCTTCAAGGGCTGTACACAGACACTGTTTGGTAACCGCCTGCTGGAAAGCAGCGTGCAGCTACTGAACCGGCTGGGTGTAAGCGTAGAGGTCCCTGCACAACAGGGCTGCTGTGGCGGCTTGTCACAACATCAGGGCCGTGCCGTGCAAGCGAATAGACTGGCCGCGATCAACATCGAAGCCTTTGCAGCGAGTACATACGCACCTATCCTGACCCTCGCCAGTGGCTGTGCGGCAACCCTGAAGGATTATGCGCGACAGGCAGATCCTGATGCCGGGGCCTTCGCCCTGGCCATTACCGACATCAGTCATTATCTCCAGTCTCTCGATTGGCCGAAAGACATACAGATTCGTCCATTGGAGAAACGCATCGTCATTCATAGCCCGTGTTCCCTGCGCAACGTCATGCGTCAACAGGCTGCCGTGGCCACCCTATTGGCGCGGATCCCACAGGCCACGCTGCTGTCTCTCGAACAAACAACCAACAGTTGTTGTGGCGCCGCCGGCAGTTACATGTTCGAGGCAGCTCATGAAGCACTCGCGGATACTCTCGCCGATGCCACTGTTCAACAAATCCGAAGGCTTAATGCCGATATCGTGGTCACCAGCAATATAGGTTGTGCGATGAATCTGCAGACCAGCCTGAAACGTGCCGGACTTGAGACAACGGTATTACACCCCGTTGAACTCCTTGCACAGCAACTGATAGTCGATTGA
- the ilvA gene encoding threonine ammonia-lyase, biosynthetic, whose protein sequence is MLNDYEKRIKAACAVVYDVARRTPLDAAPGLSEALNNEILLKREDLQPVFSFKLRGAYNRIAQLSEEEQARGVITASAGNHAQGVALAAQRRGIKAMIVMPKTTPRIKVQAVRKLGAEVVLHGNTYDDASAHARTLVEQTGAVYIHPYDDPDVIAGQATVAVELLEQHPERIDAVFIPVGGGGLIAGMAAWIKQHRPEIKVIGVEPDDAACLYVALEAGERITLPHIGIFADGVAVRQVGEEPFRVVRDLIDEVVLVSTDEICAAIMDIYDDTRAITEPAGALAVAGIKKYVAREGLQGACLVAVNSGANMNFDRLRHVAERAEIGEQREALLAVTIPERPGSFREFCKTIGERGITEFNYRYSDASEAHVFVGVQLNGSAEREELIAKLKGRDYPVVDMTDNEMAKIHVRYMVGGHSAAMVDHEQLYRFEFPERPGALLRFLKHMGQGWNISLFHYRNHGAAYGRVLVGIQVPPAEQGRFQAFLDEVGYPYWAEQDNPAYQLFLS, encoded by the coding sequence ATGCTTAATGATTACGAAAAACGTATCAAGGCGGCCTGTGCGGTTGTCTACGACGTCGCCAGACGAACGCCTCTGGATGCGGCGCCCGGCCTGTCTGAGGCCCTGAATAATGAAATACTCCTCAAGCGTGAGGACCTGCAGCCGGTGTTTTCTTTCAAACTGCGAGGTGCCTATAACCGAATAGCGCAACTGAGCGAGGAAGAGCAGGCCAGGGGGGTGATCACCGCCTCGGCGGGCAATCATGCCCAGGGAGTGGCCCTGGCGGCCCAGCGCCGGGGTATCAAGGCCATGATTGTCATGCCGAAGACCACGCCACGCATCAAGGTGCAGGCCGTGCGTAAGCTCGGTGCCGAGGTGGTCTTGCATGGTAATACCTATGACGACGCCAGTGCCCATGCCCGGACGCTGGTTGAACAGACAGGCGCGGTTTATATCCATCCCTATGATGACCCCGATGTGATTGCTGGGCAGGCGACGGTCGCGGTAGAACTGCTTGAGCAACACCCGGAAAGGATTGATGCAGTATTTATCCCCGTCGGTGGCGGTGGCCTTATTGCCGGCATGGCGGCCTGGATTAAACAACATCGCCCGGAGATAAAGGTGATTGGTGTCGAACCGGATGATGCCGCCTGCCTGTATGTTGCCCTCGAGGCCGGTGAGCGCATCACTTTGCCACATATTGGTATCTTTGCCGATGGTGTGGCCGTGCGCCAGGTGGGTGAGGAGCCTTTTCGTGTCGTCCGTGACCTCATCGACGAGGTGGTATTGGTGAGCACCGATGAGATCTGTGCGGCGATCATGGATATCTATGACGATACCCGGGCCATTACCGAACCGGCCGGTGCCCTGGCCGTGGCGGGCATTAAGAAATATGTCGCCCGCGAGGGCCTGCAGGGAGCCTGCCTGGTTGCCGTTAACAGCGGTGCCAATATGAATTTTGATCGCCTGCGCCATGTTGCCGAGCGCGCCGAGATCGGTGAACAGCGTGAGGCCTTGCTTGCCGTGACGATCCCGGAGCGACCGGGCAGCTTCCGGGAGTTCTGTAAAACCATTGGTGAACGAGGGATTACCGAGTTCAATTATCGCTACTCTGATGCTAGCGAGGCGCATGTTTTCGTCGGTGTGCAGCTCAATGGTTCGGCTGAGAGAGAGGAACTCATCGCAAAGCTGAAGGGACGTGACTACCCCGTTGTAGACATGACCGATAATGAAATGGCGAAGATACATGTTCGCTATATGGTCGGCGGCCATAGTGCCGCGATGGTCGACCACGAGCAGTTGTATCGTTTCGAGTTTCCGGAGCGGCCGGGGGCGCTGCTGCGTTTCCTGAAGCATATGGGCCAGGGCTGGAACATCAGCCTGTTTCATTACCGTAACCACGGTGCGGCTTATGGACGTGTGCTGGTGGGGATACAGGTGCCACCGGCTGAGCAGGGGCGTTTTCAGGCCTTTTTGGATGAAGTGGGCTATCCCTACTGGGCGGAACAGGATAATCCGGCCTACCAATTATTCCTCAGTTAA
- the crp gene encoding cAMP-activated global transcriptional regulator CRP, with the protein MLSNQINPAIERFLEHCHRRQYPAKSVIIYAGDVPDVLYYIIKGSVTVLIEEEDGREIVLAYLNPGDFFGEMGLFMPEQKRSAWIRARVECELGEISYSKFRQLSTENPDILFELASQMAIRLQNTSRKVGHLAFMDVTGRVARTLLDLCKQPDAMTHPDGMQIRITRQEIGRIVGCSREMVGRVLKNLEEQQLISVKGKTIVVFGTR; encoded by the coding sequence ATGCTGAGCAATCAAATCAATCCGGCCATTGAGCGTTTCCTTGAGCATTGTCACCGTCGCCAGTACCCGGCGAAGAGCGTCATTATCTACGCCGGTGACGTGCCCGATGTGCTGTATTACATCATCAAGGGCTCCGTTACAGTACTCATTGAGGAAGAGGATGGCCGTGAAATCGTCCTCGCCTACCTCAATCCGGGTGATTTTTTCGGTGAAATGGGCCTGTTCATGCCCGAACAGAAGCGCAGCGCCTGGATCCGCGCCCGCGTCGAGTGTGAACTCGGCGAGATCAGTTACAGCAAGTTTCGCCAGCTCTCCACTGAAAACCCGGATATCCTCTTCGAACTGGCCTCACAGATGGCAATCCGCCTGCAGAACACCAGCCGCAAGGTCGGCCACCTCGCCTTCATGGACGTCACCGGCCGTGTCGCCCGCACCCTGCTGGACCTCTGCAAGCAACCTGATGCCATGACCCACCCAGACGGCATGCAAATCCGCATCACCCGCCAGGAGATTGGTCGCATTGTCGGCTGCTCCCGCGAGATGGTCGGGCGTGTGCTGAAAAACCTCGAAGAACAACAACTCATCTCGGTCAAGGGCAAGACCATCGTCGTTTTTGGTACCCGCTGA
- a CDS encoding histidine biosynthesis protein HisIE, whose product MATKKRASKKKTAKKKVTKKRVAKKATKKKAAKKKVAKKKTKKKAAKKKATKKKAKKKVAKKKTKKKAAKKKAKKKVAKKKTKKKAKKKAKKKVAKKKTKKKATKKKAKKKVAKKKTKKKASKKKAKKKTKKR is encoded by the coding sequence ATGGCGACCAAGAAAAGAGCCAGTAAGAAAAAAACTGCAAAGAAGAAGGTTACGAAGAAACGCGTAGCCAAGAAGGCAACAAAGAAAAAAGCTGCCAAGAAGAAGGTAGCTAAGAAGAAGACCAAGAAGAAGGCTGCTAAGAAAAAAGCCACCAAGAAAAAGGCTAAGAAGAAAGTAGCTAAGAAGAAGACCAAGAAAAAGGCCGCTAAGAAAAAGGCCAAGAAGAAAGTAGCTAAGAAGAAAACCAAAAAGAAGGCCAAGAAAAAGGCTAAGAAGAAAGTAGCCAAGAAGAAAACCAAAAAGAAGGCCACTAAGAAAAAGGCTAAGAAGAAAGTAGCCAAGAAGAAGACGAAGAAGAAGGCCAGTAAGAAAAAGGCCAAGAAAAAGACTAAGAAAAGATAA
- a CDS encoding (2Fe-2S) ferredoxin domain-containing protein encodes MSYYRYHVFFCTNQRSDGRECCQDCNAQAMRDYAKAQCKALGLNGPRKVRINSAGCLDRCSEGPVMVIYPEGTWYSYVDHEDIDEILDKHLQQGEIVKRLQI; translated from the coding sequence ATGTCTTACTACCGTTACCACGTTTTCTTTTGCACCAATCAACGTAGCGATGGCCGTGAATGTTGTCAGGACTGTAATGCCCAGGCCATGCGCGACTACGCCAAGGCACAGTGCAAGGCCCTGGGGCTCAATGGGCCGCGCAAGGTCAGGATCAATTCCGCTGGTTGCCTGGATCGCTGTAGCGAAGGCCCGGTGATGGTGATCTACCCGGAAGGCACCTGGTACAGCTATGTTGATCACGAAGATATTGATGAAATTCTGGACAAACACCTGCAACAGGGGGAAATTGTCAAACGCCTGCAGATTTAG
- the rpiA gene encoding ribose-5-phosphate isomerase RpiA translates to MNQDEMKRAAAEAAIEYVDTGMIVGIGTGSTANHFIDLLAGIKGKVDATVASSEASAERLRGHGIRVLDLNEAGELSLYVDGADESNKYLHLIKGGGGALTREKIVAAASKKFVCIADESKLVDILGDFPLPVEVIPMARSYVAREILKRTGGTPVLREGFTTDNGNVILDIRDLQIMEPVKLENELNSIVGVVTNGLFAARPADVLILGTPEGAKTILP, encoded by the coding sequence ATGAACCAGGACGAAATGAAAAGGGCCGCCGCCGAGGCCGCTATCGAGTATGTAGATACCGGCATGATCGTCGGTATTGGTACCGGCTCCACGGCCAACCACTTCATCGATCTGCTGGCTGGCATCAAAGGCAAGGTCGATGCCACCGTAGCCAGCTCTGAGGCCTCTGCAGAGCGCCTACGCGGTCACGGCATTCGCGTCCTCGACCTCAACGAGGCCGGTGAGCTCTCCCTGTATGTAGACGGTGCCGATGAATCCAACAAGTACCTGCACCTGATCAAGGGTGGTGGTGGCGCCCTGACCCGGGAAAAGATCGTTGCCGCCGCCAGTAAGAAGTTTGTCTGTATCGCCGACGAGTCCAAGCTGGTCGACATCCTCGGAGACTTCCCGCTGCCCGTGGAAGTCATCCCCATGGCCCGCAGTTATGTCGCCCGCGAGATCCTCAAGCGCACCGGTGGCACCCCCGTGCTGCGCGAAGGTTTTACCACCGATAACGGCAATGTCATCCTCGATATCCGTGACCTGCAAATCATGGAACCCGTGAAACTGGAAAACGAGCTCAACAGCATTGTCGGTGTGGTCACCAATGGCCTGTTCGCCGCCCGCCCGGCCGATGTGCTGATTTTGGGCACGCCGGAGGGGGCTAAAACGATTCTGCCTTAA
- a CDS encoding VOC family protein, translating to MTRPPATGGMRHVALYAENFEACEHFYTELLAMQVEWRPDADNVYLCSGNDNLALHRAREPLAEKGQHLDHIGFILRAIEDVDSWYEFLKSHEVVMRTEPRTHRDGARSFYCSDPDGTTVQMIYHPPIADKC from the coding sequence ATGACACGTCCCCCTGCAACCGGTGGAATGCGCCATGTGGCGCTGTACGCTGAAAACTTTGAGGCCTGCGAGCACTTCTATACCGAGTTACTGGCCATGCAGGTGGAGTGGCGTCCGGATGCGGATAATGTCTATCTGTGTTCCGGTAATGATAACCTTGCCCTGCATCGTGCCCGTGAACCGCTGGCCGAGAAGGGCCAACACCTTGACCACATCGGTTTTATTCTGCGTGCTATTGAGGATGTGGACAGCTGGTATGAATTTCTGAAATCACATGAGGTGGTGATGCGGACTGAACCACGCACCCACCGTGACGGAGCACGCAGTTTCTATTGCAGTGACCCGGACGGCACGACCGTGCAGATGATTTATCATCCGCCGATTGCGGATAAATGTTAG
- the coq7 gene encoding 2-polyprenyl-3-methyl-6-methoxy-1,4-benzoquinone monooxygenase — protein sequence MKPRTYSSLDQLAMNVDQALRTVFGRPQVTERENPSQGCAEVALDETERQHVAGLMRINHVGEVCAQALYQGQALTAKLDHVRTSMQRAAQEENDHLAWCEQRLGELHSHKSLLNPFWYGASFAMGAAAGLAGDKWSLGFVAETEQQVVRHLDEHLAQLPEQDEKSRAILEQMKIDEGRHATVALEAGGAELPTPIKQAMRLTSKLMTRTAYRI from the coding sequence ATGAAACCACGCACATATAGTTCCCTCGACCAGCTGGCCATGAACGTGGACCAGGCCCTGCGCACCGTATTCGGACGGCCACAGGTCACCGAACGGGAAAATCCGAGCCAGGGCTGTGCCGAGGTTGCTTTAGATGAGACAGAGCGCCAGCACGTCGCCGGCCTGATGCGTATCAACCATGTTGGCGAGGTCTGTGCCCAGGCCCTTTATCAGGGGCAGGCACTGACAGCAAAACTCGATCATGTCCGTACAAGTATGCAGCGCGCCGCCCAGGAAGAAAATGATCACCTGGCCTGGTGTGAGCAGCGCCTGGGTGAATTACACAGTCACAAGAGTTTGCTGAATCCATTCTGGTATGGCGCGTCGTTTGCGATGGGGGCCGCCGCCGGTCTGGCCGGTGATAAGTGGAGCCTGGGTTTTGTCGCCGAAACCGAACAGCAGGTGGTACGTCACCTGGATGAGCACCTTGCCCAGTTACCCGAGCAAGACGAGAAAAGCCGGGCAATCCTCGAGCAAATGAAGATAGACGAGGGCCGCCACGCCACCGTGGCGCTGGAGGCCGGTGGCGCCGAGCTGCCGACGCCGATCAAACAGGCGATGCGCCTCACCTCAAAGCTTATGACCCGTACCGCCTACCGCATCTAG
- the rpsI gene encoding 30S ribosomal protein S9, giving the protein MSDVYYSTGRRKSSTARVYMTAGEGNITINNRGIDNYFGRETSRMVVRQPLELTEMIGKFDIKVNVKGGGNTGQAGAIRHGITRALMKYDEALRKSLRKAGFVTRDSREVERKKVGLHKARKRPQYSKR; this is encoded by the coding sequence ATGTCAGACGTTTATTACAGCACCGGTCGTCGCAAGTCATCAACAGCTCGCGTATATATGACCGCAGGTGAAGGCAACATCACCATCAACAATCGTGGTATCGATAACTACTTTGGTCGTGAAACCTCACGCATGGTAGTTCGCCAGCCACTCGAACTGACCGAGATGATCGGCAAGTTCGATATCAAGGTTAACGTCAAGGGTGGCGGTAACACTGGTCAGGCAGGCGCGATTCGTCACGGTATTACCCGTGCGCTCATGAAGTACGACGAAGCACTGCGCAAGTCATTGCGTAAGGCCGGTTTCGTCACACGTGATTCACGTGAGGTTGAGCGTAAGAAGGTTGGTCTGCACAAGGCCCGTAAGCGTCCGCAGTACTCGAAGCGTTAA
- the speD gene encoding adenosylmethionine decarboxylase, producing the protein MAKKRIKLHGFNNLTKTLSFNIYDIAYTSSKAQQQEYIEYIDEEYNARRLTHILTDVSNIIGANILNIARQDYDPQGASVTMLISEEAVAAGELDNRETPGPLPDAVVGHLDKSHITVHTYPEYHPENGISTFRADIDVSTCGRISPLKALNYLVHSFESDIVIMDYRVRGFTRNEKGGKLFIDHNINSIQNFVSRDIKNAYEMIDVNVYQENIFHTKMMLKKFDINNYLFGINDDDLTGKEEAVVTDNLRREMAEIFYGQNMKKGMKF; encoded by the coding sequence ATGGCGAAGAAAAGAATCAAGCTGCATGGTTTTAATAACCTGACCAAGACCCTAAGTTTCAACATCTATGATATTGCCTATACCTCAAGCAAGGCCCAGCAGCAGGAATACATTGAATATATTGATGAGGAATACAATGCCAGGCGGTTGACCCATATCCTTACTGATGTGAGTAATATCATCGGTGCAAATATCCTCAATATTGCCCGGCAAGATTATGACCCGCAGGGCGCCAGTGTCACCATGCTGATTTCGGAAGAGGCGGTCGCTGCCGGCGAACTGGATAACCGCGAAACGCCGGGACCCTTGCCCGATGCAGTGGTCGGTCACCTGGATAAGAGTCACATCACGGTCCATACCTATCCCGAGTACCATCCGGAAAACGGGATCAGTACTTTCCGCGCCGATATCGACGTCTCTACCTGTGGGCGTATTTCACCGCTGAAGGCCCTTAACTATCTGGTGCACAGTTTTGAATCGGATATCGTCATCATGGATTACCGCGTGCGTGGTTTTACCCGTAATGAAAAAGGCGGCAAGTTGTTTATTGATCACAATATCAATTCCATCCAGAACTTCGTTTCACGTGATATCAAAAACGCCTATGAAATGATCGACGTGAACGTTTACCAGGAAAATATTTTCCATACCAAGATGATGCTGAAAAAATTTGATATTAACAATTATCTTTTTGGTATCAATGATGACGACCTGACCGGTAAGGAAGAAGCGGTAGTTACCGACAATCTGCGTCGTGAGATGGCCGAAATCTTTTATGGCCAGAATATGAAAAAGGGCATGAAGTTCTAG
- a CDS encoding OsmC family protein — protein MKARVKWVEGATFVGESGSGHAVVMDGPPEHGGRDLGIRPMEMLLLGMGGCTAFDVLHILKKARQPITDCVVELNAERADEDPKVFTKIHAHFRIKGAGLKEDRVKRAVELSAEKYCSASIMLGAMAEITHDYVIEEEVV, from the coding sequence ATGAAAGCGCGAGTAAAATGGGTTGAGGGTGCCACCTTCGTCGGCGAGTCGGGCAGTGGTCACGCGGTGGTCATGGACGGGCCACCGGAACACGGTGGACGTGACCTGGGGATCCGCCCCATGGAGATGCTCCTGCTCGGCATGGGTGGTTGTACCGCCTTTGATGTCCTGCATATTCTCAAAAAGGCCCGCCAACCCATTACGGACTGCGTGGTGGAACTCAATGCCGAACGTGCCGATGAAGACCCGAAGGTCTTTACGAAAATCCATGCCCACTTCCGTATCAAGGGTGCCGGTCTGAAAGAAGACCGAGTTAAACGCGCTGTGGAGCTGTCGGCCGAAAAGTACTGCTCGGCCTCGATTATGCTTGGCGCCATGGCCGAGATTACACATGACTATGTGATCGAGGAGGAGGTGGTATGA